The following proteins are co-located in the Echinicola sp. 20G genome:
- a CDS encoding ATP-binding cassette domain-containing protein → MRITNAHQNNLKNISLNIPENQLIAVTGLSGSGKSSLAMAVIANEGYRYFLESLPVFSQQNGQVIPTAEVDEIAELPPVIKVEQSKRFQSINATFGTLSELSPIFRLLFARFAGEETMSKSIFSFNHPKGACENCRGIGEAEYIDIEKLVGDANKTLREGAITTTLPNGYIVYSQVTVEELNKVCEAHGFSVDMPWKHLSKDQQDVILYGSDRIKVFYGKHSLESRLRWEGFKAKPREEGYYKGIIPIMSDILRLDRNVSILRFVSSKKCPSCYGARIKADHLKYTWKGLNFQQWMDLSLQQLYDLLQEQVLSAGEAVLVDKLYTQLLDLINLGMGHYQLSTPSMEVSSGDGQRIKLIKQVNSNLQGILYVFDEPSIGLPTAYQKHLLHIFDRLIYRGNTVMVVEHDLNFIQSADWIIELGPLAGIKGGEVIYNGSVQAFLHEKKLKSPTLTAIQEKRKDVGYHVSSIQEATFEPQAQSLSVISRKTKELLNRINSFCEIHDLNLLSVTDQPIGKTPRSNPSTYTGLADRVRDLLAKTPMAKNLNLSKGAFSFNNKIGRCPNCEGAGVITLSMSLMGNINQVCPVCQGNRFKPEVLKVQWNGKSIAGIYDLSVQEAAVFFSREKKLADILALMLQLGLGYIKLGQPSNTLSGGEAQRIKLAKHFAKPSKKIVLMFEEPSIGLHQQNVRQLLDALKQLKKQTAGIVCFENHPLFQTHCDTLLDNALITREVDIPQPPIQRHDMVTISGARTHALKDISLKFPKKHLSVVTGISGSGKSSLVIDTLHGFGLQEMTKQFSSYQQSRVGVNYQLEVDHIEGLTPSICVTRKEKNFSERSDIAQQTGFDKTLRFAYSRKAQYSGLDWSASHFSSNHELGKCVVCDGIGQELLPDLDKIVIDGDLSIAEGLFEHHKGLAYYGQANGQYMAVLEEVGKEYGFDLNTPFNKLTSGQKEVVFKGGTDKTWEATWKFKTKTREGTQLVKMKWAGLFKYLMDEYFLSRKNKYQPLKTLLSYTECGNCRGSGLKAERLKVRIGGASIHTLKSMDFKTLDQWLNTSNDIEEIDQKLIANISARLSSTLKKSQQLHIDHLQLNRKSISLSGGEQQRVALIRQLNSPLKGITYLLDEPSAGLSAENILDLVKLLKELVEKGNTVIVIEHNKEIMMAADNLVEIGPKAGKKGGYVTFQGSPKEFLETPNCHPFLKQSSSNHELKSTGNCITLRKLAKHTLLKDFLEVPIGGITAIMGKSGIGKTTLVKDILIPSIEQGQAVNCASIKWPRTYSRAQYFEVKKLQAHNSTLLVAYLDLLKDISKVFAKESGLKAKDFSYKNKASQCPNCKGTGVVTNSLDVAANHIETCEVCQGRRYQARLLEHRVGGLDISEVLSLSIIELKSWLTDQGAATWKLSFIQQLDTIGLGHLILDQKVKSLSSGEKQRLLLLNWLNKKNKNQLLVLDEPSTGLHYADIDLLFDILQTLSRDNDLLVIDHNPYLLEKIGVGMLLK, encoded by the coding sequence ATGCGCATTACCAACGCTCATCAAAACAATCTCAAAAACATTTCATTGAACATTCCCGAAAACCAACTGATTGCCGTGACCGGTCTATCGGGTTCGGGGAAGTCTTCTTTGGCCATGGCGGTAATTGCCAACGAAGGGTATCGCTATTTTTTGGAAAGTCTGCCTGTTTTTAGCCAACAAAATGGACAAGTTATTCCAACTGCTGAGGTGGATGAAATTGCTGAATTGCCACCTGTGATCAAGGTGGAGCAGTCCAAGCGCTTTCAATCTATCAATGCCACTTTTGGGACTCTTTCAGAGCTTAGTCCAATCTTCAGGCTGTTGTTTGCCCGATTTGCAGGTGAGGAAACTATGAGCAAATCTATTTTTTCATTTAACCACCCTAAAGGTGCTTGTGAAAACTGTCGAGGTATTGGTGAGGCTGAGTACATCGATATTGAAAAGTTGGTGGGTGATGCAAACAAGACTTTAAGAGAAGGAGCAATCACCACCACATTACCGAACGGTTACATCGTTTATTCTCAAGTAACCGTGGAAGAGTTAAACAAAGTATGTGAGGCACATGGGTTTTCAGTGGATATGCCTTGGAAGCATCTAAGCAAAGATCAGCAGGATGTCATTCTATATGGCAGCGACCGCATTAAAGTCTTTTACGGTAAACACAGCCTAGAATCACGTCTTAGGTGGGAAGGATTTAAGGCCAAACCACGTGAAGAGGGCTATTATAAAGGGATTATTCCGATCATGTCGGATATTCTTAGACTGGATAGAAATGTAAGTATTCTACGTTTTGTAAGCTCAAAAAAATGCCCTTCTTGTTATGGGGCAAGGATAAAAGCAGATCACTTGAAATATACATGGAAGGGCTTGAATTTTCAGCAGTGGATGGACCTTTCCCTGCAGCAACTATATGACCTACTCCAGGAGCAAGTCCTGTCTGCAGGTGAAGCTGTGCTGGTTGATAAGTTGTATACGCAGTTGCTTGACTTGATCAACTTAGGGATGGGACACTATCAATTAAGTACTCCCAGCATGGAGGTTTCTTCTGGAGATGGCCAGCGCATAAAGCTGATTAAACAGGTAAACAGTAACCTCCAAGGCATTTTGTATGTGTTTGATGAGCCATCAATAGGTTTGCCTACCGCCTATCAAAAACACCTTCTCCATATTTTTGACAGATTGATCTATAGGGGCAATACAGTAATGGTAGTGGAACATGATCTGAACTTTATTCAATCAGCTGACTGGATCATAGAATTAGGTCCGTTAGCGGGCATAAAAGGAGGAGAAGTGATCTACAATGGTTCAGTTCAAGCATTTTTACATGAAAAAAAACTGAAAAGCCCTACTTTGACCGCCATTCAAGAAAAAAGAAAAGATGTTGGATATCACGTTTCCTCTATTCAGGAAGCTACTTTTGAGCCTCAGGCTCAAAGCTTATCGGTTATCAGTCGAAAGACGAAAGAGTTACTTAATAGGATAAATTCATTTTGTGAAATACATGATTTGAACTTACTTTCTGTTACAGATCAACCAATTGGAAAGACCCCACGTAGTAATCCATCGACTTATACCGGTCTTGCAGACAGGGTTAGGGATTTGTTAGCGAAGACGCCGATGGCTAAGAATTTAAATTTGTCAAAAGGCGCATTTTCTTTTAATAATAAAATTGGCCGATGTCCAAACTGTGAGGGAGCAGGGGTAATTACCCTTTCTATGAGCTTAATGGGAAATATTAACCAAGTATGTCCGGTCTGTCAAGGAAATCGCTTTAAGCCAGAAGTGCTCAAAGTTCAATGGAATGGGAAAAGCATAGCTGGAATTTATGATTTAAGTGTACAAGAAGCAGCGGTTTTTTTCAGTCGGGAAAAGAAATTGGCTGATATATTGGCATTGATGCTACAGCTAGGATTGGGGTACATCAAGCTTGGTCAGCCTTCGAATACCCTTTCCGGTGGTGAGGCCCAGCGGATCAAGCTGGCCAAACATTTTGCCAAGCCCTCTAAAAAGATCGTTTTAATGTTTGAGGAACCCAGTATTGGACTTCATCAGCAGAACGTCAGACAATTGTTAGACGCCTTGAAACAGCTAAAAAAGCAAACAGCAGGGATTGTGTGTTTCGAGAACCATCCACTTTTCCAAACCCATTGTGACACTTTACTCGACAATGCATTGATTACTCGGGAGGTGGATATCCCACAGCCTCCAATACAACGACATGACATGGTGACGATCAGCGGAGCCCGCACCCATGCGCTCAAAGATATCAGTTTGAAATTCCCAAAGAAGCATTTGTCTGTGGTCACTGGCATTTCCGGATCTGGGAAATCTTCCTTGGTTATCGATACTTTGCACGGGTTTGGTCTACAGGAAATGACCAAGCAGTTTTCCAGCTACCAGCAATCGAGGGTCGGAGTAAATTATCAGCTGGAAGTGGACCATATTGAAGGACTGACTCCAAGTATTTGCGTTACCCGAAAGGAAAAGAACTTTTCTGAAAGATCAGATATTGCCCAACAAACGGGTTTTGATAAAACCTTGCGTTTTGCCTATTCCCGCAAAGCTCAATATTCTGGTTTGGATTGGTCTGCAAGCCACTTCTCGAGCAACCATGAATTGGGAAAGTGTGTGGTTTGTGATGGTATTGGCCAGGAATTGCTTCCCGATTTGGATAAGATTGTTATCGATGGAGATTTAAGCATTGCTGAAGGGTTGTTTGAGCATCATAAAGGCCTGGCTTATTATGGGCAAGCCAATGGGCAATATATGGCAGTGCTGGAGGAAGTAGGAAAAGAATACGGTTTTGATTTGAACACTCCATTTAATAAGTTGACTTCTGGTCAAAAAGAGGTGGTTTTTAAAGGGGGAACAGATAAAACCTGGGAGGCAACATGGAAATTTAAAACGAAGACAAGGGAAGGAACCCAGCTAGTCAAGATGAAATGGGCAGGGCTTTTCAAGTACCTGATGGATGAATATTTCTTGAGTCGAAAGAACAAATATCAACCGCTCAAAACTTTACTTTCTTACACGGAATGCGGTAATTGTAGAGGTAGTGGTTTGAAAGCCGAAAGACTTAAAGTACGGATTGGTGGAGCATCCATCCATACGCTAAAATCCATGGATTTTAAAACACTTGACCAATGGTTAAATACTTCCAATGACATTGAAGAAATTGATCAAAAGCTTATTGCGAACATAAGTGCACGTCTTTCCAGTACACTCAAAAAATCCCAGCAGTTACACATTGATCACCTTCAGCTCAACCGAAAATCGATAAGCTTGAGTGGTGGTGAGCAACAGCGTGTCGCTTTGATCAGGCAGCTAAACAGTCCACTGAAGGGAATTACCTACCTTTTAGATGAGCCTTCTGCAGGCTTATCAGCAGAGAATATTCTAGACTTGGTGAAGCTATTGAAAGAGCTGGTGGAAAAGGGAAACACGGTGATTGTGATCGAACATAATAAGGAAATCATGATGGCAGCAGATAATTTGGTCGAAATAGGTCCAAAAGCAGGGAAGAAAGGAGGATACGTTACTTTTCAAGGTAGCCCAAAGGAGTTTTTGGAGACACCTAACTGTCATCCCTTTTTGAAGCAGTCTTCTAGCAACCATGAATTAAAGTCAACAGGAAATTGCATTACATTGCGGAAATTGGCCAAACACACTTTGCTAAAGGATTTCTTGGAAGTGCCAATAGGAGGGATTACAGCCATTATGGGAAAATCAGGGATTGGGAAGACTACTTTAGTAAAGGATATACTGATTCCAAGTATCGAGCAGGGTCAGGCTGTAAATTGTGCCAGTATAAAATGGCCCAGAACTTACAGTCGAGCACAGTATTTTGAGGTTAAGAAGTTGCAGGCGCATAACAGTACGTTGTTAGTAGCATATTTAGATTTATTAAAAGACATCAGCAAGGTATTTGCAAAGGAATCAGGTTTGAAAGCAAAAGACTTTTCCTATAAAAACAAAGCCAGCCAATGTCCTAACTGCAAAGGAACCGGAGTGGTAACCAATAGTCTGGATGTGGCAGCCAATCATATCGAAACATGCGAAGTCTGTCAAGGACGACGTTATCAAGCCAGATTGTTGGAGCATCGGGTAGGAGGGCTTGACATATCAGAAGTCCTGTCCCTATCCATCATAGAACTGAAAAGTTGGCTGACCGACCAAGGAGCGGCCACTTGGAAACTGTCATTTATTCAACAGCTGGATACTATTGGCTTAGGACATCTGATCTTGGACCAAAAAGTCAAATCTCTCTCCTCAGGAGAAAAACAGCGTTTGTTATTGCTCAATTGGCTTAATAAAAAAAACAAAAACCAACTTTTGGTTCTGGATGAGCCGAGCACTGGTCTGCATTATGCGGATATCGATCTGCTCTTTGATATTCTTCAGACGCTAAGTAGAGACAATGATCTTCTAGTTATCGATCACAATCCCTACTTGTTAGAAAAAATAGGTGTGGGTATGTTGTTAAAGTGA
- a CDS encoding DUF4174 domain-containing protein has product MNYFNLSIAFLVFGLINHLNAQELSEHQWKERLLIIMTHDLTDSTYEKQIDTLQKNLGELTERKLVVYQFNKDKFKTGLDSNKAWNKTESKKWIEALKFSNSGFEIILIGLDGQIKRRQTGYLAPKELFGTIDTMPMRRQEMKAKKHD; this is encoded by the coding sequence ATGAATTATTTCAATCTATCTATTGCATTTCTTGTATTCGGCCTTATTAACCACCTAAATGCCCAAGAATTGTCCGAGCACCAGTGGAAAGAACGGTTATTGATTATCATGACTCATGATCTCACCGACTCTACCTATGAAAAACAAATCGATACACTTCAGAAAAACTTAGGAGAATTGACTGAACGTAAGTTGGTCGTTTACCAATTCAACAAGGATAAGTTCAAAACCGGACTCGATTCAAATAAGGCATGGAATAAAACTGAAAGTAAAAAGTGGATTGAAGCCTTAAAATTTTCCAATAGCGGGTTTGAAATCATCTTGATAGGTCTAGATGGGCAAATAAAAAGAAGGCAAACTGGTTATTTAGCTCCTAAAGAACTATTTGGCACCATAGATACCATGCCAATGCGAAGGCAAGAAATGAAGGCAAAAAAGCATGATTGA
- a CDS encoding SRPBCC family protein, with the protein MENNSVSLHRVIKATPEKVFKAFYDPLAYSNWIPPYGFLGIVHHMDFKVGGTYKMSFRNFSTGHEHSFGSTFLEIQINELIKHTDEFDTPELPGKMTTNIWFKPVSCGTELKVLQEGIPSVIPAAMCYLGWQESLEKLMKLVEPEIPDA; encoded by the coding sequence ATGGAAAATAACAGCGTTTCCCTGCACCGCGTGATAAAAGCTACACCTGAAAAGGTTTTCAAAGCTTTTTATGATCCTCTTGCCTATTCCAACTGGATACCTCCTTATGGGTTCTTGGGCATCGTTCATCATATGGATTTTAAGGTAGGTGGCACTTACAAGATGTCCTTTAGGAATTTTTCTACTGGCCATGAACATTCATTTGGTAGTACTTTCTTAGAAATCCAAATCAACGAGTTGATCAAGCATACGGATGAGTTTGATACTCCAGAGCTGCCAGGAAAGATGACAACGAACATTTGGTTCAAGCCTGTATCCTGTGGAACGGAACTGAAGGTATTGCAAGAAGGAATTCCGTCAGTAATTCCGGCCGCAATGTGCTATTTAGGTTGGCAAGAGTCACTAGAGAAGTTGATGAAGTTAGTGGAGCCTGAAATCCCCGATGCTTAA
- a CDS encoding TraB/GumN family protein, whose product MKTLRQVLVFLLLICTTATVSGKCCNETLPLRTVLFKVTKSNSGKTSYLFGTHHAFGKPFFDSLDNANQVLAACDVLIKENLNIPGHTAQDIINGRIEKTKWTKLLDQEDLAFIENLFASSPTDFQKMSPTELYVFLTRYFKEQVCLGKDPASTYLSLDDYIGSKAEELDMELLGLETSEEQIEMINKDVEGMPRKVHKRRLSMIIEQIRSNNSQNCGETDWYDQMDIDYQLAQPCRNTLMLSDRNYKWMKTIQKSLETNNCFIAVGLSHLMYECGLIKQLQNLGYTVSPIPLR is encoded by the coding sequence ATGAAAACATTAAGACAAGTTTTAGTTTTTCTACTTTTGATATGCACTACAGCTACCGTTTCAGGAAAGTGCTGTAATGAAACTTTACCCTTACGCACAGTTTTATTTAAAGTGACCAAGTCTAATTCAGGTAAAACCTCCTACCTATTTGGCACGCATCACGCCTTTGGAAAGCCATTTTTTGACTCTTTGGACAACGCCAATCAGGTCTTGGCTGCATGCGATGTTTTGATAAAGGAAAACTTGAACATCCCAGGCCACACGGCTCAGGATATTATCAATGGCCGAATTGAAAAAACCAAATGGACCAAATTGCTGGACCAAGAAGACTTGGCATTTATAGAAAATTTGTTCGCTTCCAGTCCAACTGATTTTCAAAAAATGAGCCCTACTGAATTATATGTTTTCCTGACTCGGTATTTCAAAGAGCAAGTCTGCTTGGGCAAAGATCCAGCATCCACTTACCTCTCCCTGGATGATTACATCGGTTCCAAAGCCGAAGAGCTCGACATGGAGCTGTTAGGGCTAGAAACTTCAGAAGAGCAAATTGAAATGATCAATAAAGATGTGGAAGGAATGCCCAGAAAAGTGCACAAAAGAAGGCTTTCGATGATTATAGAACAGATCCGGTCAAACAATTCCCAAAATTGTGGGGAGACTGATTGGTATGACCAAATGGATATTGACTATCAATTGGCTCAGCCTTGTCGAAATACACTGATGCTAAGCGACAGAAATTATAAATGGATGAAGACGATCCAAAAATCATTGGAAACCAACAACTGCTTTATTGCTGTGGGCTTGAGCCATTTGATGTATGAATGTGGCTTGATCAAACAATTGCAAAATTTAGGCTACACTGTTTCTCCAATTCCGCTAAGGTGA
- a CDS encoding alpha/beta fold hydrolase, whose product MKPTTMYTKSGSINIAYQSFGSGTADLVYIPGWVSNIDLMWACPSLAKFLEELGKTCRVILFDKRGTGLSDRVTELSTLEDRMDDIRVVMDAVGSEKAFLFGHSEGGSVSALFAATYPQRTIALITFGIFAKRRYSPDYPWAPSDQERQKVYDMIEYSWGSGDMNLEDLAPSRSKDTEFMDWLAQYFRSGASPSAALILTKMNTSVDILDILETIQVPVLMMQRVHDIDVKIEEGRFISSKIKNAKFIEMQGSDHLFWTGDSFEVLQTMQSFIQESKHESAIQKRLATVLTIKTTDSKNEDEKLDIRAIHQFVEKFKGLIIYSDNEHAVFTFEGPSKAVHYGLSVLDKAKLEGKNLAICVDMMLVPSILHPSWENAEVMEQIDEMFKQSLSKHILITNTVKNLLPGAGLSISASPYVLKSKKRKLALDLFKVSDPASYDTTSSENPLAALSFNESFLEDVIQCIDSNLNNEQFNLVTLSRELAVSERQLQRKLKAISNKSPNQLISSVRLHRAKELLSTRKYGVSETAFQTGFSNPSYFAKCFKKEFGISPSSFLL is encoded by the coding sequence ATGAAGCCTACCACAATGTACACCAAAAGCGGCAGCATTAATATTGCCTATCAAAGTTTTGGATCTGGAACTGCAGATTTGGTATATATACCTGGATGGGTATCCAATATCGATCTAATGTGGGCCTGTCCTTCATTGGCTAAATTTTTAGAAGAACTGGGAAAAACCTGTAGGGTAATTCTTTTCGATAAGAGAGGAACGGGGCTTTCAGACCGGGTCACAGAACTCTCCACCTTGGAGGACCGAATGGATGACATCCGAGTGGTAATGGATGCTGTTGGATCAGAAAAAGCTTTTCTCTTTGGTCATTCTGAGGGAGGTTCTGTCTCTGCACTTTTTGCTGCTACCTACCCACAGCGAACCATTGCGCTGATCACTTTTGGGATTTTTGCAAAAAGAAGGTATTCTCCTGATTATCCTTGGGCTCCCAGCGATCAAGAAAGGCAAAAAGTCTATGATATGATTGAATACAGTTGGGGAAGTGGAGATATGAATTTGGAGGATTTAGCCCCCTCAAGATCTAAAGATACTGAGTTTATGGATTGGCTTGCTCAATATTTTCGTTCTGGAGCCAGTCCTAGTGCAGCCTTGATCCTGACCAAAATGAATACCTCAGTGGACATTTTGGACATACTTGAAACTATTCAAGTTCCGGTGCTGATGATGCAAAGAGTACATGATATCGATGTCAAAATTGAAGAAGGTCGTTTCATTTCTAGTAAAATAAAAAATGCCAAGTTTATAGAAATGCAAGGCAGTGATCATCTTTTTTGGACAGGAGATAGTTTTGAAGTACTTCAAACAATGCAAAGTTTCATTCAAGAATCAAAACACGAATCTGCAATCCAAAAAAGACTCGCTACTGTACTTACTATAAAAACAACTGATTCTAAAAACGAAGATGAAAAATTAGATATTCGTGCGATTCACCAATTCGTTGAAAAATTCAAAGGTCTTATCATATACAGCGATAATGAGCATGCGGTATTCACATTTGAAGGCCCCAGCAAAGCAGTTCATTATGGGCTTAGCGTCTTGGATAAAGCTAAGCTAGAGGGAAAAAATCTGGCCATCTGCGTTGACATGATGTTAGTACCCTCAATATTGCATCCCTCCTGGGAAAATGCTGAAGTGATGGAGCAAATTGATGAAATGTTCAAGCAATCCCTGTCCAAACACATTTTGATAACCAATACAGTTAAAAATTTACTCCCTGGGGCTGGTCTAAGCATTAGCGCCAGTCCTTATGTGCTGAAGTCAAAGAAAAGAAAATTAGCTCTTGATCTTTTCAAAGTTTCCGACCCTGCTTCCTACGATACTACATCATCTGAAAATCCTCTTGCCGCTTTATCTTTCAATGAGTCTTTTTTGGAAGATGTGATCCAATGTATAGATTCCAATCTAAATAATGAACAATTTAATTTGGTTACATTATCAAGAGAACTGGCCGTGAGTGAAAGGCAACTTCAAAGAAAGCTTAAAGCAATCAGCAATAAATCACCTAATCAACTTATTTCCTCTGTTAGGCTACATCGTGCCAAAGAATTACTCAGCACACGAAAGTATGGTGTTTCTGAAACGGCTTTTCAAACTGGTTTTTCCAATCCCTCTTATTTTGCTAAATGCTTTAAGAAGGAGTTTGGGATTAGTCCCTCCTCATTCCTGCTATAG
- a CDS encoding beta/gamma crystallin-related protein, with the protein MSVSIFKHAHFKGTSATYGTGQFVTIPIGNDQISSIKVEQGYFVYLYRDTGFRGPRLVLFGGNYPYVEDWNDQISSMEIFEHDPNLYPLVSFYQHANFGGFKQNLAGLGASTDYNFPFLKNDSITSMKVPEGTRVVLYKDSQLRGNSKEFGPGEYSNLVHFGFQDNASSVQILRPDLELINIEYINEVVLPDGNPIGLSDSTINDSDFEQINTLTLEREITKSTTRSWSNSTLIGITVTTSTTVGIEKGPISAEQETSISTTLENTFTIGEEETVSETSTFSKSVAVKIPPKSVGEATLFMTPKKVRLDAIYTFRLKGTENTFKQDVAIEVDDFQVGEARISVRPMEVIEVEEV; encoded by the coding sequence ATGTCAGTTTCCATTTTTAAACACGCACATTTTAAAGGTACATCCGCTACTTATGGCACAGGTCAATTCGTCACTATCCCCATTGGCAATGACCAAATCAGTTCAATTAAAGTTGAACAAGGTTATTTTGTTTATTTATACAGAGATACTGGTTTTAGAGGTCCAAGATTAGTATTGTTTGGAGGAAATTACCCTTATGTGGAAGACTGGAATGACCAAATTAGTTCAATGGAAATCTTTGAACATGACCCTAACCTGTATCCTCTCGTGAGTTTTTATCAGCATGCTAACTTTGGAGGTTTTAAGCAAAACCTTGCGGGGTTGGGAGCAAGTACCGATTATAATTTTCCTTTTTTGAAAAATGACAGCATTACTTCTATGAAAGTACCTGAGGGCACAAGAGTAGTACTCTATAAGGACAGTCAATTAAGGGGTAATAGCAAAGAGTTTGGACCTGGAGAATACAGCAACCTCGTGCATTTTGGATTTCAAGACAATGCTTCCAGTGTGCAAATCCTTCGTCCTGATTTAGAATTGATCAATATTGAATACATCAATGAAGTGGTACTCCCAGACGGCAATCCGATTGGACTCTCAGACTCCACTATCAACGATAGTGACTTTGAACAAATCAATACCTTGACATTAGAGAGGGAAATCACTAAATCTACTACTAGAAGTTGGAGTAATTCTACCTTAATTGGAATCACTGTAACCACCAGTACCACTGTAGGAATAGAAAAAGGGCCCATCTCAGCAGAGCAGGAAACCAGCATCAGTACTACCTTAGAAAATACCTTCACCATTGGTGAAGAGGAAACCGTCAGTGAGACCAGTACTTTCAGTAAATCCGTTGCGGTTAAAATTCCTCCTAAGTCTGTTGGCGAGGCTACACTGTTTATGACACCTAAAAAGGTACGTTTAGACGCCATTTACACTTTTAGGCTGAAAGGCACTGAAAATACATTTAAACAAGATGTAGCAATCGAGGTGGATGACTTCCAGGTTGGTGAAGCCAGAATATCTGTAAGGCCAATGGAAGTCATAGAAGTAGAAGAAGTTTAA
- the pgi gene encoding glucose-6-phosphate isomerase: MKNIDPTQTTAWKKLKALSEEKKEQTIQSLFTDGTRFDKYSLRFEDILVDYSKNRIDEDVLKVLFELAEETGLKAAIEAMFTGGHINQTEDRAVLHTALRNRSNSPVEVDGKDVMPDVNAVLTQMKGFADQINAGEWKGYTGKPIKSLVNIGIGGSDLGPVMVTEALKPYQNEALEIYFVSNVDGTHIAETLKKVDPETTLFFIASKTFTTQETMTNAHSARSWFLEAAKDESAIAKHFVALSTNAEAVAAFGIDTKNMFAFWDWVGGRYSLWSAIGLPIACAIGFDNFEKLLEGAHAMDNHFKGTEFKSNIPMILALIGIWNTNFLGASSEAILPYDQYLHRFAAYFQQGNMESNGKYVSRNGEKVDYTTGPIIWGEPGTNGQHAFYQLIHQGTHLIPCDFIAPAISHNPVGDHHVKLLSNFFAQTEALMNGRSLEEVKSELSKAGKSAEEITKLAPHKVFEGNRPTNSILVKKIDPYTLGSLVAMYEHKIFVQGAIWNIFSFDQWGVELGKVLAKNILPELEGDEKVNTHDASTNGLINTYKAMR, from the coding sequence ATGAAAAACATTGATCCAACCCAAACAACAGCTTGGAAAAAATTAAAGGCTCTCTCTGAGGAGAAAAAGGAGCAGACTATCCAGTCACTTTTTACAGACGGTACACGATTTGACAAATACTCCCTTCGTTTTGAAGATATTTTGGTAGACTATTCCAAAAATAGAATAGATGAAGATGTTTTAAAGGTTCTTTTTGAGTTAGCGGAAGAGACTGGTTTGAAAGCTGCTATAGAAGCCATGTTCACCGGTGGTCATATCAACCAAACTGAAGACAGAGCAGTTTTGCACACTGCTCTGAGAAATAGAAGTAATTCGCCAGTAGAAGTAGACGGCAAGGATGTCATGCCGGATGTTAATGCGGTTTTGACACAAATGAAGGGCTTTGCGGATCAGATCAATGCAGGTGAATGGAAAGGCTATACGGGCAAACCGATCAAATCTTTGGTCAATATTGGTATTGGAGGGAGTGACCTAGGACCAGTGATGGTGACTGAGGCATTGAAGCCTTATCAAAATGAAGCATTAGAGATTTACTTTGTTTCCAATGTAGACGGGACTCATATCGCTGAAACTTTGAAAAAGGTAGATCCGGAGACCACTTTGTTTTTTATTGCTTCCAAGACTTTTACCACGCAAGAGACCATGACCAATGCGCATTCAGCGAGATCATGGTTCTTGGAGGCAGCAAAAGACGAATCAGCTATTGCCAAACATTTTGTTGCCTTGTCCACCAATGCTGAGGCTGTGGCTGCTTTTGGAATAGATACCAAAAACATGTTTGCTTTTTGGGACTGGGTAGGGGGAAGGTATTCTCTTTGGTCAGCTATTGGATTGCCTATTGCCTGTGCTATCGGCTTCGATAACTTTGAAAAGTTATTGGAGGGAGCACATGCCATGGACAATCACTTTAAGGGAACTGAATTTAAGTCAAACATCCCGATGATATTGGCTTTGATCGGTATTTGGAATACCAACTTCCTAGGGGCATCTTCCGAGGCTATCCTTCCTTATGACCAATATTTACACCGATTTGCTGCATATTTCCAACAAGGAAATATGGAAAGTAATGGTAAATACGTTTCCAGAAATGGTGAAAAGGTGGATTACACTACTGGTCCAATCATTTGGGGAGAGCCAGGTACCAACGGTCAGCATGCTTTTTATCAGTTGATCCATCAGGGCACTCATTTGATTCCTTGTGATTTTATTGCGCCTGCTATTTCTCATAATCCAGTTGGTGATCACCATGTGAAGTTATTGTCCAACTTCTTTGCTCAGACAGAAGCTTTGATGAATGGCAGGTCTTTGGAGGAGGTGAAATCAGAATTAAGCAAAGCTGGTAAATCAGCTGAAGAAATCACCAAGCTGGCTCCTCACAAAGTGTTTGAAGGAAATAGACCTACCAATTCCATTTTGGTGAAGAAAATTGACCCTTATACTTTGGGAAGCCTGGTAGCGATGTATGAGCATAAGATCTTTGTTCAAGGAGCTATCTGGAATATTTTCAGTTTTGACCAATGGGGAGTGGAATTGGGCAAGGTATTGGCCAAGAATATCCTTCCAGAATTGGAAGGTGATGAAAAAGTAAACACTCATGATGCTTCTACCAATGGCTTGATCAATACCTACAAAGCCATGAGGTAA